attcataatgcaaataataatactaattgtattaatactaattataataatactaataataataatataacaatttataaatatcataattgtatatctcttatatttatatatttacatttatagattttaatcaatttcattaataaatataaatataataataataataatgatacttttaatattataataataatagtacaaatatatgatataatagtaatattattattactaatgataacaattattATAATAGGTTTAACAATAATATTGTTGATAACAAAAAtgctattaatactaatattattaataataagtttgataataacaatattatatcaatccatatgtatcaaattcatatcgttagattatatttaaataatattaataacactaatattgatatcattattggaagtaataacaatatttatataacaacTATTTCATACTTgtattatgtatatgtatcattacttatattatatatcatcttttattgaatatttatttctTATCAACTTTATTTAcattttcatatacatatatatatatatatatatatatatatatatatatatatatatatatatatatatatatatatatatatatatatatatatatatacacgtatatattcctatctaattataatggttcgtgaatcgtcggaatttggtcaaggttaaataaatgtatgaacacattttaagatttttgagattcaatttaaacaaactttgcttatcgtgtcggaaacatatgaagattaaagtttaaatttggtcggaaattcccgggtcgtcacaatattgaTGGTAACTCAACCAATTCTGTAAAGTGCACGCTAGTTGAGAATAATGATGTTAAAAGGAAAGGTACTTATGCTAATGTTGCTAAGGTTGAAGTGGATTGGAAACTAAGCTATATTCCTTTGACTAAGGATGGTGATGGTAATGAAATAGTTGTATTTGATGAGGCTTTTATTGCAGGAGGGGTAAGTAAATGGGATAAAACTGCTTATGGATATGTTATAGGTGGAAGTATGCCTTATGGTGTGTTACAATATAACCTTTGGAAAATGTGGAACAAATTTGGAGTTATAGAGATAAGTATGAATCAGAATCAAATTTGTTATTTCAAATTTAGGTCAAGTGAAGGTATGAATGAGGTTATAGAACAAAGCCCATGGATTGTGAATGACAAGTCTTTGTTTGTTGATAAATGGAGTCCTGATATTACAATTGAGAAAGTTGAGCCAACTAAGCTGCCAGTTTGGGTTAAGCTTGTGAATGTTCCTCTAGAAGCATGGAGTACAAAGGGCATTAGTTCTATTGCAAGTAAATTGGGTAACCCTTGTGTAATGGATAATATGACTACTAATATGTGTCATAAAGGAGCAGGTATAGTTGGTTATGCAAGAGTAATGGTTAAAATTGAGGCCTCTAAGGGATATTTAGATCATATAGATATTCACTATAGAGATAATATGCAAGTCACTAAAGGTATTAAGAAGGTTAATGTTGAATATGATTGGAAACCAGCTTTATGTCAATATTGTGCAGTGTTTGGTCATAATCATGATGTGTGCAAGGTTAGACCTAGAACAAGAAGGTGTTTAAGGTTAATAAGAAGCCTGTGCAAACTAAAGTGTATGTCCCTAAAGTTCTAAAACCTATTGTTAAAACTCCAGCTAAATCTTGGAGATTGAGTGAAAATAAGGTGAAGGATCTTTTGGCTAGCATGAATAAGTATGCAGTTTTGTCAGAcaatgaagttgaatcttaaacaGATGAAGATGTACTTGATTCTAGTTTGCAGAATGATAAGCATTTGAGGGAAAATGAAATGAATGGTATTGATCCAGGAATTCTGGAAGAAGTTCTATAAGTTCAAATGGATTTTAGAACTGCAAGCTGGAACATAAGAGGTATGTCTACTAAGAATAAACAGGATGAAGTTATAGATTTCATTAGAAATGAAAGAATTAGTATTTGTGATGTGTTAGAAACACAACTCAAGCCAAGTAATATTGATAAGGCTTGTAGTTATATATTTGGAAATTGGAGTGGGATGTCTAATGTGAATCTTATGGTTATTCATGTGGCTAGACAAGTGATTCTGTGTTTGTGGAATATGTTGATAAGAGGCTTAAGTATTATTTCAGTTTTGTATATACAAGTAATAATGGTAGACAAAGAGTTCATTTATGTGAAGATTTAAAAGCTCATGCTACTATTGTTAATAAGATGCCTTGGGTGCTTATCGGTGATTTAATGTTACTAGATGTGTGAGTGAACAAAGTTCAGGGTGCTCTACAGTTACCAATGAAATGATAGAATTCAACTCATGTATTAATGATATTAAGGTAGAAGACTTGGGTAGCACAGGTTTTCACTTTATATGGACAAAATCTCTTAAGAACCCATTATGCAATGTTTTAAGAAAGCTGAATAGAATAATGACCAATGAAGGATACTTGTCTAGTTTTCCACAAGTGTATGGTGTTTTCCTACCTTTCTAATCTCTGATCATAATCCAGCCATCATAGGGGTTCCTAATGGGAATCTAGGGAAGAAAAGTTCTTTTAGGTTCATGAATCATATTGCAGATAAAGCTGAGTTTTTAGATGTTGTTGCTCAAAAATGGAATTGTGTTATGGATGGCTGTAAAATGTTCCAAGTGGTGACAAAGTTGAAAATGCTAAAGAAAGACCTTCATAAATTAAATTGGAGTCATGGTGGTGTATTTCAGAAGGTGGTAGATTTAAGGGATAAGCTAAAGAGGTGTCAAATTGAAGTTGAAAGCAATCCTCATGATTATTCTGTTAGATCCAATGCTACTGAAGCTTTGTTAGAATATGAAAAGGCAAAACAGGGTGAGCTTACCATGTTAAGACAAAAAGTGAAGATTAAATGGTTAGCAGAGGGTGACAGAAACACTAAATTCTTTCATTGTGTGCTTAAGAGTAGGAAACAAAGAAGCAAAGTTGAGAGTATTCGTGATGAAAATGGAAGTAGATTTTATGGTGATCAGGTTAGTAAACAATTTGTTAAGCACTTCAAAGACTTTTTAGGTTTCAAGAGAGTTTGCAGGCCTATGAAGAGTTTGAAGACATATTCACTGTTAAACTCTCTAGTGAAGATGCTTATGATATGGTGGGCCCCATTTCTAATATGGAGATTAAGAATGCTATGTTGCATATAGATGGCAATAAAGCTGCTGGCCCAGATGGATATTCTGCTTAATTTTTTAAGAAAGCTTTGAGTGTTATTGGGCAGGATGTTTGCTTGGCTATTAAGGAGTTTTTTCATACTGGAAAGTTATTGAGGCAAGTCAATGCTACACTAATTGCATTAATCCCTAAGATTGATACTCCAAACAAAGTGTCTGAGTTTAGACCTATAGCATGTTGCAATGTGATATATAAGTGTATTAGTAAAATTCTTACTAACAGACATAAAAATGGTCTTGATAAGCTAGTGAGTTGTAACCAGAGTGCCTTTATCCCTGGTAGAGCTATCCATGATAATATTCTAGTGGCTCAGGAGGTTCTAAGATGATTCAATGGGTTATGACATGTgttactgtcataacccgtccttaaccataagaacgagttagataacgtatgatttcattgcgaggtattgacctctatatgcgacatttttaaaagaacaactgcatttattttacattacaaaccataactcttattttaatacaagctttagacaataaaaagatgactatcgtttagcgataattttagacttacaaactttacatgtgatgataacaatacgatttctagcatattttacattacaaatcctccgatatgcagttttatttttgacacaaatatgcatactcaagatcttgtttaaattcaacatgttgcagcggaagcttctaattattacctgagaataaacatgtttaaaacgtcaacataaagttggtgagatataggtttaatgccggcagcgatataaatatagaccacaagatttcatatataaacattttaataaaaatattctaagtggttgagcacttggtaaccatacttaacatttaatcacgtcgcatattccctttattatgaaatcttactacaccgtaccaaatgtagtcacaaaacgaagtactgtgcaaccgttgaatactggtcgtccagtccggttggggttgtcaggcccgatagatctatcaacaggattcgcgtttacaataccgctgtaaataacagttaccaagctacagggaagtatgccagtggtataactcaacgtagaatatatttttcagttacttgtgtccataacgtaaaacataaaatacatgtattctcatcccgaaatacttagagtttaaaagtgggactatatactcacttttgccgtgaagatatatatattttgacttggtctccggttgatatcacgaacctatccatatataatatatcaataccttttctttttaaaacaatcgtcacatatatatacttattatacttttaatacttttaataatttcttagtccgtagttagcagtccgatgttagtaattcaattttaatggttcatttttaggtgtttaataaacccccaatgaaataaataaaacccccatcgtatatgtattggtcgagattaatcttgacccacggtaccggtgttgtcaaatgacgtgttgcgtacataaagtaccggtgttgtcaaatgacgtgttgcgtacaatcatgggatcttatgattaatcttctcgtattgtttacgggtgatcctgaactatataaaattaaattatgagtacatatatataaaatatcatgttattttagaaagatgtgatttttttaattttctccaattattttcgtggctaaactagtcttagatatccgatctcgttttggtcatagtttcttcgttacaactccgttttcgttggttcaacttgccacttccttggatcgagtccctctttaagactatgaactgtaaataccttagtttgtattcgaaatcacaggtcataggtcaaactttagtaaaacttatgaagttaatcattttccatcatgtaaacaaccttaaatgattatttttctaaaaatacttatactttgagttaaatcatgaaatttttatgtgttatcatattcatagcaaatatcatttttccagaaaataaacctccaattcaaagttcaagatagtttttaattatccaacccaaaacagcccccggttgcactccaacgtcgtaaattcagtttttaaggtgttctttgaaaaaccaagttataccttgttaaattagcatatatttatgaaatattacaggtcttgaagtattttaaaagttaagttagaaggatctatttagtttgcaaacaagtttgaaaacattcaaactatgttcttgttgttaaaattttataccataaaataagatagctatacatatatgaatcgaataaggttatgaacatagttactacctcaagttacttggacaagattgctgtaaaagaggagtgaagacctagaaccaaaagagtgatggaattggatgaaagattggaagtaaacttgtgttcttgaaaggattcttgaagtgtttttgtaaggtttttcttatggtgtttaagtgatgtttttatggctagatcttcatggatactagctgaatggttatggagtttcttaagagtgtgtttttgttaaaggaaatgtgtagtaaaatgaaaatggaatggagtataaatggtggtgtaaaaggtgtataagtttgtaattttgtgaaaaaatcttttaatcatgtgaaattgtcatactagataacaaaagtagttaccttatacataaggcattgaacaagggctggttggtggtgatttgatgtgtatataccaatagtaaatacgtatagaggttaggtatgatacgagtaca
This genomic window from Rutidosis leptorrhynchoides isolate AG116_Rl617_1_P2 chromosome 2, CSIRO_AGI_Rlap_v1, whole genome shotgun sequence contains:
- the LOC139888414 gene encoding uncharacterized protein yields the protein MDFRTASWNIRGMSTKNKQDEVIDFIRNERISICDVLETQLKPSNIDKACSYIFGNWSGMSNVNLMVIHVARQVILSIIGVPNGNLGKKSSFRFMNHIADKAEFLDVVAQKWNCVMDGCKMFQVVTKLKMLKKDLHKLNWSHGGVFQKVVDLRDKLKRCQIEVESNPHDYSVRSNATEALLEYEKAKQGELTMLRQKVKIKWLAEGDRNTKFFHCVLKSRKQRSKVESIRDENGSRFYGDQAYEEFEDIFTVKLSSEDAYDMVGPISNMEIKNAMLHIDGNKAAGPDGYSA